AGAGGAGATATTATCGATATTTCAGGAGTTCAGGGAACTGTTGAGGATATCAGCATCAGGAGCACACGGATAAAAACAATGGATGGAAAAGTGATTACTGTCCCTAACTCCACATTAACCTCAAATTCGGTTATCAATTATTCAAAAGCAGGCAGGATCCAGGTGAGGATTCCGATTAGTTTTCCACCGGAAGCTGATCTTGAAAAAATCAAACAAATTATGATAGCAGCAGCAAAGGATATTGAAGGGATACGCCCGTATCACATAGAAGTACTGTCAACAGGAATGACGCTGAGCGGCCTCTCAAAGAATATAATTGTTGAGTATCGCTTCTGGATTGACCGATTTATTGAAAAAGACAGGATTTCGTCTCAAGTTCTGAGTAGAATCAAAGATGATTTCAAAAATGAACAAATTATTATGACATCAGTGTAACCGATCCTTTGTGTGCAACCAATAAAACTGGTGATGATTCCTCAATTGCTTTT
This sequence is a window from Methanosarcinales archaeon. Protein-coding genes within it:
- a CDS encoding mechanosensitive ion channel family protein is translated as MVFESLFADNINVFIERIGYVIIIIFTASFTAKTIATIISRIGKKSGLPANVTRWINKIITYFIGFIGLVLILDVFHLNINTFLASFGIVGLIIGLSSQAIISNFIAGIPVMLEKPFYRGDIIDISGVQGTVEDISIRSTRIKTMDGKVITVPNSTLTSNSVINYSKAGRIQVRIPISFPPEADLEKIKQIMIAAAKDIEGIRPYHIEVLSTGMTLSGLSKNIIVEYRFWIDRFIEKDRISSQVLSRIKDDFKNEQIIMTSV